One genomic window of Fusarium verticillioides 7600 chromosome 2, whole genome shotgun sequence includes the following:
- a CDS encoding hypothetical protein (At least one base has a quality score < 10), producing MPCFIYINGYPGIGKLTIAKELQQLLPDSKVYHNHLLIDPIDALVERSSPGYHEMRTGLRRYVLNEIATSECTKDKTWIFTDAREVTAPGRMERHRLRSCCDKESRFVHIDRAGMRDWGEHKASDQPNAGCKHRCEAYGRDDFEADSGERDNLSLRERDRVGAGCHEIEFEGSCFAD from the coding sequence ATGCCTTGCTTCATCTACATCAACGGCTACCCCGGTATCGGGAAGCTCACGATCGCGAAGGAGCTCCAGCAATTACTCCCAGACTCAAAGGTCTACCACAATCACCTCCTCATCGATCCCATCGACGCCCTCGTCGAGCGCTCATCTCCAGGCTACCATGAGATGCGAACGGGTCTACGGCGATACGTCCTGAACGAAATTGCGACGTCGGAATGTACAAAGGATAAAACGTGGATCTTTACGGATGCGCGAGAGGTAACCGCACCGGGGAGAATGGAGCGCCATAGATTACGAAGCTGCTGCGATAAAGAGAGCCGTTTCGTTCATATCGATCGTGCTGGAATGCGAGATTGGGGAGAACATAAGGCGAGCGATCAACCCAACGCGGGTTGCAAACATCGGTGCGAAGCTTACGGACGAGACGATTTTGAGGCCGATTCTGGAGAACGAGACAATCTATCGCTTCGGGAACGAGACCGAGTTGGTGCTGGATGTCACGAAATTGAGTTCGAAGGAAGCTGCTTTGCGGATTAA